Proteins from one Mesorhizobium sp. M9A.F.Ca.ET.002.03.1.2 genomic window:
- a CDS encoding Na/Pi cotransporter family protein, protein MSGSVVLLHLAGAVALMLFATRLVKTGVERAYGDVLRHKLRATMRNPFMAVLAGCGLAIALQSSTAVTLLVGSFAGAGIVSGMSGQLAVRGAEIGSALVVKLLTFDLSLLVPVCLVAGTVMFMATERRDWRQFGRILVGVGLLVLSLEMIGQASEPLRQSKLMPVIVNYFSGDPVTAYLLAALVTWLFHSSIAAVLLMVTLAGRGFIPPELGIVLVLGVNLGSSIIAPLLTRNAEPGVRVVPIGNLLMRGVGSLTMLILFLWLKPPIAFLGATVPDQIVNAHILFNILILVAGLPLAGLVYSASKKIVAIGTKPAPAESLDVVELSALNDSALDVPSQALANATREVVRVCETVEIMLKRIIELYESADADKIKALAALDDRVDKKHAAIKLYLAKVTRNPLSEDEALRCQELIGACVKLEQVGDIIVRNMLVHVRKKLERGLEFTPEGWRELCAFHASVLASARLAFNVLVSRDPETARQLVLEKDRLRDREKETSASHFVRLRDGTAKSVETSSIHLDTIRDLKQINSLLASMAYPVLEERGLLTGSRLKAG, encoded by the coding sequence ATGAGCGGTTCGGTCGTTTTGCTGCATCTTGCCGGCGCGGTGGCGCTGATGCTGTTTGCCACCCGCCTGGTGAAGACAGGTGTCGAGCGTGCCTATGGCGATGTGCTGCGCCACAAGCTGCGCGCCACCATGCGCAATCCTTTCATGGCGGTTCTGGCTGGCTGTGGCCTGGCGATCGCGCTGCAAAGCTCCACCGCTGTCACGCTGCTGGTCGGCTCGTTCGCTGGCGCCGGCATCGTCAGCGGCATGTCGGGCCAGCTTGCCGTGCGCGGCGCCGAGATCGGCTCGGCATTGGTGGTCAAGCTGCTGACCTTCGATCTGTCGCTGCTGGTGCCGGTCTGTCTTGTCGCCGGCACCGTCATGTTCATGGCCACCGAACGGCGCGACTGGCGCCAGTTCGGCCGTATCCTGGTCGGCGTCGGCCTGCTTGTGTTGTCGCTGGAAATGATCGGCCAGGCGTCGGAGCCGCTGCGCCAGAGCAAGCTGATGCCGGTCATCGTCAACTACTTCTCCGGCGATCCGGTCACAGCCTATCTCCTGGCGGCGCTGGTCACCTGGCTGTTCCATTCCTCGATCGCCGCGGTGCTGCTGATGGTGACGCTGGCCGGCCGCGGCTTCATCCCGCCCGAACTCGGCATCGTGCTGGTGCTTGGCGTCAATCTCGGCTCGTCGATCATCGCGCCGCTGCTCACCCGCAATGCGGAGCCGGGCGTGCGTGTCGTGCCGATCGGCAATCTCCTGATGCGCGGCGTGGGCTCGCTCACCATGCTGATCCTGTTCCTGTGGCTCAAGCCGCCGATCGCCTTTCTCGGCGCCACCGTGCCCGACCAGATCGTCAACGCGCATATCCTCTTCAACATCCTGATCCTGGTTGCAGGCCTGCCACTGGCTGGTCTCGTCTACAGCGCTTCGAAGAAGATCGTGGCGATCGGCACCAAACCGGCGCCGGCCGAGTCGCTCGACGTCGTCGAGCTGTCCGCGCTCAACGACAGCGCCCTCGACGTGCCGAGCCAGGCGCTGGCCAACGCAACCCGGGAGGTGGTGCGGGTCTGCGAGACGGTCGAAATCATGCTGAAGCGCATCATCGAGCTCTATGAGAGCGCCGACGCCGACAAGATCAAGGCACTGGCCGCGCTCGACGACCGCGTCGACAAGAAGCATGCGGCGATAAAGCTCTATCTGGCCAAGGTCACCAGGAACCCGCTGAGCGAGGACGAGGCGCTGCGCTGCCAGGAGCTGATCGGCGCCTGCGTCAAGCTCGAGCAGGTTGGCGACATCATCGTGCGCAACATGCTTGTGCATGTCAGGAAGAAGCTCGAGCGCGGGCTGGAATTCACGCCCGAAGGCTGGCGCGAGCTTTGCGCCTTCCACGCCTCGGTGCTCGCCAGCGCACGGCTTGCCTTCAACGTGCTGGTCTCGCGCGATCCGGAGACCGCCCGCCAGCTGGTATTGGAAAAGGACCGGCTGCGCGACCGCGAGAAGGAGACCAGCGCCAGCCATTTCGTGCGACTGCGCGACGGCACTGCCAAGAGCGTCGAGACCAGCAGCATCCATCTCGACACCATCCGCGACTTGAAGCAGATCAACTCGCTGCTCGCCTCGATGGCCTATCCCGTGCTTGAGGAACGCGGCCTGCTCACCGGCTCGCGGCTGAAGGCCGGATAG
- a CDS encoding MFS transporter, with the protein MLPLIALFIAAFAFGTTEFVIAGVLPQVADGLGVSIPTAGYLVSGYAGGIAIGGPLLTLATKTLSRKALLLGLGLAFTIGQAACALAPDFASMLLLRIAVAVAHGAYFGVAMVVAVGLVRQDQRGMAVALILSGLTVSNVIGVPAGTAIGTIWGWRATFWVMCALGVVSIAAMAALLPRRTGSSRRPVSLGSEVRVLARQQVWTSLILMLMLMIGQFGLFTYITPTLLEITGLDEGLVPWVLLLNGVGATIGVFLGGRLADWKLMPSLITMLFMQAVTLAVIYAVSPYPVPMVVAIIVWGGLSFAIGTPIQTRILTWTADASNLASSLIPSGFNVGIALAASLGAAMLNAGYGYRSLPVVGAIAMLVAVAVALASHIREWHSRAAPPLPAAAE; encoded by the coding sequence ATGCTTCCCCTGATCGCCCTGTTCATCGCTGCGTTCGCATTCGGCACCACCGAGTTCGTCATCGCCGGCGTGCTGCCGCAGGTGGCGGACGGCCTTGGCGTCTCCATCCCGACTGCCGGCTACCTCGTCTCCGGCTACGCCGGCGGCATCGCGATCGGCGGACCGCTGTTGACGCTCGCCACCAAGACGCTTTCCCGCAAGGCCTTGCTGCTTGGCCTTGGCCTTGCCTTCACCATCGGCCAGGCCGCTTGCGCGCTTGCACCCGACTTCGCCTCCATGTTGCTGTTGCGGATCGCGGTGGCCGTGGCGCACGGCGCCTATTTCGGCGTCGCCATGGTGGTGGCGGTCGGCCTGGTCCGCCAGGACCAGCGTGGAATGGCCGTTGCGCTCATCCTGTCGGGTCTCACGGTCTCCAATGTCATCGGCGTGCCGGCCGGCACGGCGATCGGCACAATATGGGGGTGGCGTGCGACATTCTGGGTGATGTGCGCGCTTGGTGTGGTTTCCATCGCCGCCATGGCCGCCCTGCTGCCGCGCAGGACGGGATCGTCGCGCCGGCCCGTCAGTCTCGGCAGCGAGGTTCGCGTGCTCGCGCGCCAGCAGGTCTGGACGTCGCTGATCCTCATGCTGATGCTGATGATCGGCCAGTTCGGCCTCTTCACCTACATCACGCCGACGCTGCTCGAAATCACCGGCCTCGACGAGGGTCTCGTGCCCTGGGTGCTCCTGCTCAACGGTGTCGGCGCGACGATTGGCGTCTTTCTCGGCGGGCGGCTCGCCGACTGGAAGCTGATGCCGTCGCTCATCACCATGCTTTTCATGCAGGCTGTGACGCTTGCCGTCATTTACGCGGTCAGCCCATACCCGGTGCCGATGGTCGTGGCGATCATCGTCTGGGGTGGCCTCAGCTTTGCTATCGGCACGCCGATCCAGACCCGTATCCTGACCTGGACGGCGGATGCATCCAACCTTGCCTCGTCGCTCATACCCTCCGGCTTCAATGTCGGCATCGCGCTGGCCGCCTCGCTCGGCGCTGCCATGCTCAACGCCGGTTATGGCTATCGCAGCCTGCCGGTGGTTGGCGCGATCGCCATGCTGGTCGCCGTAGCGGTGGCGCTCGCCTCGCATATCCGGGAGTGGCACAGCAGGGCTGCACCGCCACTGCCGGCGGCGGCGGAATAA
- a CDS encoding RcnB family protein — protein sequence MKRIVLSAVALSMLAATSLQGQAAPLNAPSAPQSTYSQVDWQKPGKHVVVKKKVVVKKKVVRKSHWRHGQKYSSWKRHRPIRDYRHYGLHRPGRGQEWIRVGNDYLLVSVVSGIIFGAIAAH from the coding sequence ATGAAACGCATCGTTCTTTCCGCAGTCGCCCTCTCGATGCTGGCTGCCACGTCCCTGCAGGGCCAGGCAGCGCCGCTGAACGCGCCGAGCGCGCCACAGTCGACCTACAGCCAGGTTGATTGGCAAAAGCCCGGTAAGCATGTCGTGGTGAAGAAGAAGGTCGTGGTGAAGAAGAAGGTCGTGAGGAAGAGCCACTGGCGGCATGGCCAGAAATATTCCAGCTGGAAGCGCCACCGGCCGATCCGCGACTACCGCCACTATGGCCTGCATCGTCCGGGCCGTGGGCAGGAATGGATCCGCGTCGGCAACGACTATCTCCTGGTCAGCGTCGTCTCCGGCATCATCTTCGGCGCGATCGCCGCGCACTGA
- the rpoD gene encoding RNA polymerase sigma factor RpoD, whose product MATKEKEEVETEREGATDGPLLDLSDDAVKKMIKAAKKRGYVTMDELNSVLPSEEVTSEQIEDTMAMLSDMGINVVEDDEQGEEPEAADAAADAEEDANELAEQTGTAVAATTTKKEPTDRTDDPVRMYLREMGSVELLSREGEIAIAKRIEAGRETMIAGLCESPLTFQAIIIWRDELNESKILLREIIDLEATYAGPEAKQAPVVERIEEVKVDEKPRRSREDEDDITNVGADTRGLTDDDEEDEDEASLSLAAMEAELRPQVMETLDVIADTYKKLRKLQDQQVENRLAAAGTLSPSQDRRLKELKDQLIKAVKSLSLNTARIEALVEQLYDINKRLVQNEGKLLRLAESYGVRREEFLKEYQGSELDPNWTRSIGNLTSRGWKEFTKNEKDAIRDLRAEIQNLATETAISILEFRKIVNQVQKGEREAAIAKKEMVEANLRLVISIAKKYTNRGLQFLDLIQEGNIGLMKAVDKFEYRRGYKFSTYATWWIRQAITRSIADQARTIRIPVHMIETINKIVRTSRQMLHEIGREPTPEELAEKLAMPLEKVRKVLKIAKEPISLETPVGDEEDSHLGDFIEDKMAILPIDAAIQANLRETTTRVLASLTPREERVLRMRFGIGMNTDHTLEEVGQQFSVTRERIRQIEAKALRKLKHPSRSRKLRSFLDS is encoded by the coding sequence ATGGCGACAAAAGAAAAGGAAGAGGTCGAGACCGAACGTGAAGGCGCCACCGATGGCCCTCTGCTCGACCTTTCCGACGATGCTGTCAAGAAGATGATCAAGGCCGCCAAGAAGCGCGGCTATGTCACCATGGACGAACTGAATTCGGTGCTGCCCTCGGAGGAAGTGACCTCGGAGCAGATCGAGGACACGATGGCCATGCTCTCCGACATGGGCATCAACGTGGTGGAGGACGACGAGCAGGGCGAAGAGCCCGAAGCTGCCGACGCGGCCGCCGATGCCGAGGAAGACGCCAACGAACTGGCAGAGCAGACCGGCACTGCCGTTGCGGCGACGACCACCAAGAAAGAACCGACCGATCGCACCGACGATCCGGTTCGCATGTATCTGCGCGAAATGGGGTCGGTCGAGCTTTTGTCGCGCGAGGGCGAAATCGCGATCGCCAAGCGCATCGAGGCCGGTCGCGAGACGATGATCGCGGGCCTGTGCGAAAGCCCGCTGACCTTCCAGGCCATCATCATCTGGCGTGACGAGCTCAACGAATCGAAGATCCTGCTGCGCGAGATCATCGACCTCGAAGCGACCTATGCCGGACCAGAGGCCAAGCAGGCGCCGGTGGTCGAGCGGATCGAGGAAGTCAAGGTCGATGAAAAGCCGCGCCGTTCGCGCGAAGACGAAGACGATATCACCAATGTCGGCGCCGATACCCGCGGCCTGACGGACGATGACGAGGAAGACGAGGACGAGGCGAGCCTGTCGCTGGCGGCGATGGAAGCGGAATTGCGCCCGCAGGTGATGGAGACGCTCGACGTCATCGCCGACACCTACAAAAAATTGCGCAAGCTGCAAGATCAGCAGGTCGAGAACCGACTGGCCGCCGCCGGTACGCTGTCGCCCAGCCAGGACCGCCGGCTGAAGGAGTTGAAGGACCAGTTGATCAAGGCGGTGAAGTCGCTGTCCTTGAACACGGCGCGCATTGAGGCATTGGTCGAGCAGCTCTACGACATCAACAAGCGCCTGGTGCAGAATGAAGGCAAGCTGCTCAGGCTGGCCGAAAGCTATGGTGTGCGCCGCGAGGAATTCCTGAAGGAGTATCAGGGCTCGGAGCTCGATCCGAACTGGACCCGCTCGATCGGCAATTTGACCTCGCGCGGCTGGAAGGAATTCACCAAGAACGAGAAGGACGCGATCCGCGACCTGCGCGCCGAGATCCAGAACCTTGCCACCGAAACGGCGATCTCGATCCTCGAGTTCCGCAAGATCGTCAACCAGGTGCAGAAGGGCGAGCGCGAAGCCGCGATCGCCAAGAAGGAAATGGTGGAGGCCAATCTGCGCCTCGTCATTTCAATCGCCAAGAAATACACCAATCGCGGCCTGCAATTCCTCGATCTTATCCAGGAAGGCAACATTGGCCTGATGAAGGCGGTCGATAAATTCGAATACCGCCGCGGCTACAAGTTCTCGACCTACGCGACGTGGTGGATTCGGCAGGCGATCACCCGCTCGATCGCCGATCAGGCGCGCACCATCCGCATTCCGGTGCACATGATCGAGACGATCAACAAGATCGTGCGCACCTCGCGCCAGATGCTGCACGAGATCGGCCGCGAGCCGACGCCGGAGGAACTGGCGGAAAAGCTCGCTATGCCGCTGGAAAAAGTGCGCAAGGTGCTGAAGATCGCCAAGGAGCCGATTTCGCTCGAGACGCCAGTCGGCGACGAGGAGGATTCGCATCTCGGCGATTTCATCGAGGACAAGATGGCGATCTTGCCGATCGACGCGGCAATCCAGGCCAATCTGCGCGAAACGACGACACGGGTGCTGGCTTCGCTGACGCCGCGCGAAGAGCGCGTGCTTAGAATGCGTTTCGGCATCGGCATGAACACCGACCACACGCTGGAGGAAGTGGGCCAGCAGTTCTCGGTCACCCGCGAGCGCATCCGCCAGATCGAAGCCAAGGCGCTGCGCAAGCTCAAGCACCCGAGCCGCTCGCGCAAGCTGCGGAGCTTCCTGGACAGCTGA
- a CDS encoding DUF2061 domain-containing protein, whose product MDTHSRSFAKALSWRVTGTIDTIIISLVVTGSIKLAAAIGLTEVITKSLLYYLHERAWLKIPYGRRKMTV is encoded by the coding sequence ATGGATACCCATTCGCGCAGCTTCGCCAAGGCGCTTTCCTGGCGCGTCACCGGCACCATCGACACGATAATCATTTCGCTCGTCGTGACAGGCAGCATCAAGCTCGCTGCGGCCATCGGCCTGACCGAGGTCATCACCAAGTCGCTGCTCTATTATCTTCACGAACGGGCGTGGTTGAAAATCCCTTATGGGAGAAGGAAGATGACCGTCTAG
- the dnaG gene encoding DNA primase: MRFPPAFLDEIRDRVPISSVIGQRVAWDRKKTNAPRGDYWACCPFHGEKSPSFHCEDKKGRYHCFGCSVSGDHFKFLTELDGMSFPEAVETIADMAGVPMPVRDAQEERREKERASLTEIMEMAATFFQERLQGPEGAKARAYLRDRGLTPATQQSFRLGYAPDSRNALKEYLAAKGVGKADIEACGLVRHGDDVPVSYDWFRDRIMFPIPDSRGKIIAFGGRALAADALAKYMNSPDTELFHKGNVLYNFARARKGLAKGGTVIAVEGYMDVIALAQAGFENVVAPLGTALTENQLELLWRMAGEPILCFDGDQAGLKAAWRAADMALPAVQAGRSVRFALLPEGKDPDDLVKADGPDAFRAVLSEARPLADLLWMRETAGGVFDTPERRAELEKTLRELTSRIRDESLRYHYSQEMRERVLSFFGAQHGRHGYQGGRQDRQPGERFQGKGSAPGGRFARSGSAGGRTAITESLGRSALVKRGGEGMSVREATIIAALVNHPALIDENFAHVEFLDLANSDLKRLHAAILDAMAHDMANDRNAVIAMIERAGCGEIWARAVALIKRARQWPALETAGLDDARDAFSQALHLQRSARTLHKELKQAEAALASDPTDENYRHLVEIQAQFRDVQATEALIEGFGVSSGRAGRV; encoded by the coding sequence ATGCGCTTTCCACCTGCCTTCCTCGACGAGATACGCGACCGCGTGCCGATTTCATCGGTGATCGGCCAGCGCGTCGCGTGGGACAGGAAGAAGACCAACGCGCCGCGCGGCGACTATTGGGCGTGCTGTCCTTTCCATGGCGAGAAGAGCCCGTCCTTCCATTGCGAGGACAAGAAGGGCCGCTACCATTGTTTCGGCTGCTCGGTTTCGGGCGATCATTTCAAGTTCTTGACCGAACTCGACGGGATGAGTTTTCCCGAAGCCGTCGAGACGATCGCCGACATGGCCGGCGTGCCGATGCCGGTTCGCGATGCCCAGGAGGAACGGCGCGAAAAGGAACGCGCCAGCCTGACCGAAATCATGGAAATGGCGGCCACCTTCTTCCAGGAGCGGCTGCAGGGACCGGAAGGCGCAAAAGCCCGCGCGTATCTGCGCGACCGAGGGCTGACGCCGGCGACGCAGCAGTCATTCCGGCTCGGCTATGCACCGGACAGCCGCAACGCGCTGAAGGAGTACCTTGCCGCCAAGGGTGTCGGCAAGGCCGATATCGAGGCATGCGGGCTGGTGCGCCATGGCGACGACGTTCCGGTTTCCTACGACTGGTTCCGTGATCGCATCATGTTCCCGATCCCAGATTCCAGAGGCAAGATCATCGCCTTTGGCGGGCGGGCGCTGGCAGCCGATGCACTCGCCAAATACATGAATTCGCCCGACACGGAGCTCTTCCATAAGGGCAATGTGCTCTACAATTTCGCGCGTGCCCGCAAGGGGCTGGCCAAGGGCGGCACGGTCATCGCCGTCGAAGGTTATATGGACGTGATCGCGCTGGCACAGGCCGGTTTCGAGAATGTCGTGGCGCCGCTCGGCACCGCGCTGACCGAAAACCAGCTCGAACTTCTGTGGCGTATGGCCGGCGAGCCGATCTTATGCTTCGACGGCGACCAGGCCGGACTGAAGGCGGCATGGCGCGCCGCCGACATGGCGCTGCCGGCGGTTCAGGCAGGCCGCTCGGTGCGCTTTGCCCTGCTGCCCGAAGGCAAGGATCCCGACGATCTGGTCAAGGCCGACGGGCCAGACGCGTTTCGCGCCGTGCTTTCAGAAGCGCGGCCGCTCGCCGACCTTTTGTGGATGCGCGAAACGGCCGGCGGTGTCTTCGACACGCCAGAGCGGCGGGCGGAACTGGAAAAGACGCTGCGCGAACTGACCAGCCGCATCCGCGACGAGAGCCTGCGCTATCACTACAGCCAGGAAATGCGCGAGCGGGTGCTGAGCTTTTTCGGCGCCCAGCATGGGCGCCATGGTTATCAAGGGGGGCGTCAAGACAGGCAGCCCGGCGAGCGCTTCCAGGGCAAGGGCTCAGCTCCCGGCGGGCGGTTCGCGCGCAGCGGCAGTGCCGGCGGGCGCACCGCGATCACCGAAAGCCTCGGCCGTTCGGCGCTGGTCAAGCGCGGCGGCGAGGGGATGTCGGTGCGCGAGGCGACGATCATCGCAGCCCTCGTCAACCATCCGGCGCTGATCGACGAGAATTTCGCGCATGTCGAGTTTCTTGACCTTGCCAACTCCGATCTGAAGCGACTGCACGCAGCTATTCTCGACGCGATGGCACATGACATGGCCAACGACCGCAACGCGGTGATCGCGATGATCGAACGGGCCGGCTGCGGCGAAATCTGGGCGCGCGCGGTGGCGCTGATCAAGCGGGCGCGGCAATGGCCGGCGCTGGAAACAGCCGGGCTTGACGACGCCCGCGACGCCTTCAGCCAGGCGCTCCACTTGCAGCGCAGCGCGCGCACCTTACATAAGGAGCTGAAACAGGCGGAAGCGGCGCTCGCCAGTGATCCCACGGACGAAAACTACCGGCATCTCGTCGAGATACAGGCGCAATTTCGTGATGTGCAAGCAACGGAAGCGCTGATCGAAGGGTTTGGCGTGTCTTCGGGCAGGGCTGGGCGCGTATAG